A section of the Gloeobacter violaceus PCC 7421 genome encodes:
- a CDS encoding alpha-E domain-containing protein, protein MLSRIAEYHYWLGRYIERAENTARVVADYYQTLLDIGEQANHASQRWEMVLEVVGEMDAYQGRYPAVQPAQVEQFVTFVRTNPSSILSCVTQARENARGIRDQISSELWLALNRLYLELRGARWEGDVDAEALGFYEKVKEQSGLIDSLIDSTILHDTGWRFLRLGRFFERALQTARILQVRYRLINPQSALAERPIEVQQWLSLLRSVSGSEIYSKLYRATVAPRSVAELLVLNPRFPRSLRFATSQVSNILGLLAASQPGSYTSEAERLSGRLANELVYSTLEEIERAAVVPYLLQKESELNLIGDHIHNYYFGYPVPTPMVQVQTLEVQPF, encoded by the coding sequence ATGTTGAGCCGTATCGCCGAGTACCACTACTGGTTGGGGCGCTACATCGAGCGCGCCGAGAACACTGCCCGCGTCGTCGCCGATTACTACCAGACCTTGCTCGATATCGGCGAGCAGGCCAACCATGCGAGCCAGCGCTGGGAGATGGTCCTCGAAGTGGTGGGTGAGATGGACGCTTACCAGGGGCGTTACCCGGCCGTGCAGCCCGCCCAGGTCGAGCAGTTCGTCACCTTCGTCCGCACCAATCCCAGTTCGATCCTCAGCTGTGTCACCCAGGCGCGCGAGAACGCCCGCGGCATCCGCGATCAAATTTCATCGGAACTGTGGCTGGCGCTCAACCGGCTCTACCTTGAATTGCGCGGTGCGCGCTGGGAAGGAGATGTCGACGCCGAGGCACTCGGGTTCTACGAAAAGGTCAAAGAGCAGTCAGGACTGATCGACAGCCTGATCGACAGCACGATTCTCCACGACACGGGCTGGCGGTTTTTGCGGCTGGGCCGCTTCTTCGAGCGGGCTTTGCAGACCGCGCGGATTTTGCAGGTGCGCTACCGCCTCATCAATCCCCAGTCGGCCCTGGCGGAGCGGCCCATCGAGGTACAGCAGTGGCTGTCGCTGCTGCGCTCGGTGAGCGGATCGGAAATTTACAGCAAGCTCTACCGGGCCACGGTCGCTCCGCGCTCGGTGGCCGAACTGCTGGTGCTCAACCCGCGCTTCCCGCGCTCGTTGCGCTTTGCCACTTCCCAGGTGAGCAACATCCTCGGCCTGCTTGCTGCAAGCCAGCCCGGCTCCTACACCAGCGAAGCCGAGCGGCTGAGCGGCCGGTTGGCCAACGAACTGGTCTACAGCACCCTTGAAGAGATCGAGCGCGCTGCAGTGGTGCCCTATCTTCTCCAAAAAGAGAGCGAACTGAACTTGATCGGCGACCACATCCACAACTACTACTTCGGCTACCCGGTGCCCACGCCGATGGTGCAGGTGCAGACGCTCGAAGTGCAGCCGTTTTGA
- a CDS encoding ABC transporter permease, giving the protein MRSHSGHLAPYQRIYAQMLMVLPGDFRREYGEPMLQMFSERYVEECRVRGQPGATWFWVEALFDLVRVAVFEHFGMLLQDLTYAVRMLRSNPLVTGIMLLVLALGIGANTAIFSVINAVLLRPFPYAQPERLVFVWEKSADWEKTTGMARMKSTVVSVANYLDWRAQNQVFTDMAIFNIWSGSLTGAGEPEVIDGAIVSANFFSVLGIQPQLGRSFLPEEDSPEADGQVIVISDGLWKRRFAADLGIIGRKVAIDARSYTVVGVMPSQFQQPESGFSRFQRAQIWRPLANRRKYFTDAQQCNRACRNFRVIARLKSGGSLAEAQTQMDTIARRLERTYPETNTGYGVTVIALAEQFVGNLRPILLLLTAAVGCVLLIACANVANLLLVRASARRKEIALRLALGANRARLLRQLLTESLLLSLLGGVFGVGLAWWSVPVLLALRPENLPRFDRIEIDGTVLAFGLGLSLLTGLIFGLLPALQATRTTPNAVLKEGSTTSAPRSQARWLGALVIVEIALSLALLAGAGLLVQNLLRLQSIDPGFTTRNVVSFWLALPKLRYSTDERIVAFEEQLLSRLQTLPGVEAAGRVSSLPLTGLNNWGIEVTIAGRPRPAPGQELNADNRIVSSGYFETLGIALVRGRLLNDRDRSNTPKVVLINETMAKRYWPGQDPIGQRISLGDERLWQIVGIVKDIYHFDLFQLPYPEVYTSYRQYIFGGPGLVVRGQVDPASLVQTIQQTVHSLDKNLPLNDVQTLDERLARSLAAQRFYTLLLVLMAVIAAVLAGSGLYGVMSYSVTRRTRELGIRVALGARPADVLRLVVGQGIALVLAGIGCGLILVLGAANMLTGILYEPRPQDWLALLPVTLGLFVVGLLACYVPARRATRVDSAIALRCE; this is encoded by the coding sequence ATGCGTTCTCATTCCGGGCATCTGGCTCCTTACCAACGAATTTACGCGCAGATGTTGATGGTGCTGCCGGGGGATTTTCGCCGGGAGTACGGCGAGCCGATGTTGCAGATGTTTAGTGAGCGTTATGTCGAGGAGTGCAGGGTTCGGGGGCAACCGGGCGCCACCTGGTTCTGGGTGGAGGCATTGTTTGATCTGGTGCGCGTCGCCGTATTCGAGCACTTCGGTATGCTTTTGCAGGATCTGACCTATGCCGTCCGGATGCTGCGGTCCAACCCGCTGGTAACTGGGATCATGCTGCTGGTGCTGGCGTTGGGCATCGGCGCCAACACGGCGATATTCAGCGTGATCAACGCCGTGCTGCTCAGGCCCTTTCCCTACGCGCAGCCGGAGCGGCTAGTGTTCGTCTGGGAGAAGTCCGCCGACTGGGAGAAAACGACCGGAATGGCCAGGATGAAATCTACGGTCGTCTCAGTGGCCAATTACCTTGATTGGCGCGCTCAAAACCAGGTGTTTACCGACATGGCCATTTTCAACATCTGGTCCGGTAGTCTCACGGGAGCAGGTGAGCCGGAAGTCATCGACGGAGCGATCGTATCGGCCAACTTCTTTTCGGTTCTGGGTATCCAGCCACAGCTGGGTCGCTCGTTCCTGCCGGAGGAGGACTCCCCCGAAGCCGACGGCCAGGTGATTGTGATCAGCGATGGCCTCTGGAAGCGGCGCTTCGCCGCCGATCTGGGGATCATCGGCCGCAAAGTCGCGATCGACGCAAGAAGCTATACCGTTGTCGGGGTGATGCCCTCTCAGTTTCAGCAGCCCGAATCGGGCTTTTCCCGCTTCCAGAGAGCCCAGATCTGGCGTCCGCTGGCGAACCGGCGCAAATATTTCACAGACGCGCAACAGTGCAATCGCGCCTGCCGCAATTTTCGGGTGATTGCCAGACTCAAAAGCGGTGGCTCGCTTGCCGAAGCGCAAACCCAGATGGACACCATCGCCCGCAGGCTTGAACGCACCTATCCCGAGACCAATACGGGTTACGGCGTTACTGTCATTGCGCTAGCCGAGCAATTCGTGGGCAACCTTCGCCCCATCCTGCTGCTGCTCACCGCGGCAGTCGGCTGTGTACTGCTGATTGCCTGCGCCAACGTTGCCAACCTGCTGCTGGTTCGGGCTTCGGCGCGCCGAAAGGAGATTGCCCTGCGCCTGGCTCTGGGGGCCAACCGCGCCCGCCTGCTGCGCCAGTTGCTTACCGAGAGCCTGCTGCTGTCGCTGTTGGGTGGAGTATTCGGGGTAGGTTTGGCCTGGTGGAGCGTACCTGTCCTGTTGGCCCTACGACCGGAGAACCTGCCCCGCTTCGATCGCATCGAAATCGACGGAACGGTCCTTGCCTTTGGCCTTGGGCTGTCGCTGCTCACCGGACTCATTTTCGGCCTGCTACCCGCTTTGCAGGCCACCCGAACCACCCCCAACGCGGTCCTTAAAGAAGGCAGCACCACCTCTGCCCCCCGCTCGCAAGCGCGATGGCTGGGAGCCCTGGTCATCGTCGAAATAGCTCTGTCGCTGGCGTTGCTTGCCGGGGCGGGGCTGTTGGTGCAGAATCTGCTGCGTTTGCAAAGCATCGATCCTGGATTTACGACCCGCAATGTCGTGAGCTTCTGGCTTGCGCTCCCCAAACTGCGTTATTCCACCGACGAGCGTATTGTCGCCTTTGAAGAGCAACTGCTCAGCCGCTTGCAAACCCTTCCGGGTGTCGAAGCAGCCGGGCGAGTATCGAGTCTGCCGCTAACGGGTTTGAACAACTGGGGTATAGAAGTAACCATCGCGGGACGCCCTCGCCCGGCCCCCGGTCAGGAACTGAACGCCGACAACCGCATCGTCAGCTCGGGCTACTTCGAAACGCTGGGAATCGCCCTGGTGCGAGGCCGATTGTTGAACGACCGTGACCGCAGCAACACACCTAAAGTGGTGCTCATCAACGAAACCATGGCAAAGCGTTACTGGCCCGGGCAAGATCCGATCGGGCAGCGCATCAGCCTCGGAGACGAACGGCTCTGGCAGATTGTTGGGATTGTCAAAGATATCTACCACTTCGACTTGTTTCAGCTGCCTTACCCTGAGGTGTACACGTCGTATCGGCAGTACATCTTCGGCGGTCCCGGGCTGGTGGTGCGAGGGCAAGTTGACCCGGCCTCGCTCGTCCAGACCATACAACAGACCGTTCACTCCCTCGATAAGAACTTGCCGCTTAACGACGTGCAAACCCTCGACGAACGGCTTGCCCGCTCTCTGGCTGCCCAGCGGTTTTACACATTGCTGCTGGTGCTGATGGCGGTGATCGCAGCGGTGTTGGCCGGATCCGGCCTCTACGGAGTCATGTCCTACTCGGTCACCCGACGCACCCGCGAGTTGGGCATCCGCGTAGCACTCGGGGCAAGACCGGCCGACGTGCTTCGGCTGGTGGTCGGACAGGGGATCGCCTTGGTGCTTGCGGGGATCGGCTGCGGGTTAATCCTGGTCCTTGGAGCTGCAAATATGCTTACAGGAATCCTTTACGAGCCTCGACCGCAGGACTGGTTGGCGCTGCTGCCAGTGACCCTGGGTCTTTTTGTCGTTGGGCTTTTGGCTTGCTACGTCCCTGCGCGACGGGCCACCAGGGTCGATTCTGCGATTGCCCTGCGCTGCGAATAA
- a CDS encoding PadR family transcriptional regulator: MRRAYKRDKRAMFFPPKDSDSLALTAAMFHILLSLADGDSHGYAISKDIERRTDGHLRLGTGAFYRIVKQMLAAGWVEEAGEQEALQTDGLRRRFYRLTPLGREVGRAEAGRLAALVELARQKHFLPGLEGS; encoded by the coding sequence ATGCGACGTGCATATAAGCGTGACAAGCGAGCGATGTTCTTTCCACCCAAAGATTCAGATTCCCTGGCGCTCACTGCGGCGATGTTTCACATTTTGTTGTCGCTGGCGGACGGCGATAGCCATGGTTACGCCATCTCAAAAGACATCGAGCGGCGCACAGACGGCCATCTGCGCCTGGGTACCGGGGCATTCTACCGGATCGTCAAGCAGATGTTGGCGGCAGGGTGGGTGGAGGAGGCAGGTGAGCAGGAGGCGCTCCAGACCGACGGGTTGCGCCGTCGCTTCTACCGCTTGACGCCGCTTGGACGGGAGGTCGGCCGGGCCGAGGCGGGGCGTCTTGCGGCCCTGGTGGAACTGGCCCGTCAGAAGCATTTTCTGCCCGGTCTGGAGGGCTCGTGA